ACGCCTACTGCTGTAGATATCAGGGTGGAGGGTGATACCGTGGGGGTAGATAGCCTGGTTGTTGATGATACGCCTACTGCTGTAGATATCAGGGTGGAGGGTGATACCGTGGGGGTAGATAGCCTGGTTGTTGATGATACGCCTGCAGTGGAGGAACCTGTAGAAGACACCCCGGTGGCCGAAGACCTGGTGGGCGACAAGCCTGTTGCAGATACCGTTGTAGCTGGGGCATTTGTAGTCAAGGAAGCAGTTGCGGACTCCCCTTTTGCTGATGCTCCGCTAGTAAACGCCCCTGTCATGGCAGATGAAGTCCCAGACACAGAGGCCCTCATGGCGGACATGCCAGTGGTGGAAGACCCTGCTTACATGGATCCGGAGACCCTTGTTAAAGAGGCCCTGATAACAGAAGCCATGATTAAAGAGTTGTCTGcccaggtggaggaggaagacttCGCTAAAGAGACTGAGATTCAGGACGCCATCTTGAAAGATTTGGCTGACCAGGAGGCACTAGAAAAAGCGACAGAGGCCATTGAAGAGgcagcagaggcagaggcagaagcTCCAGCAGAGGATACAGCCAGCCCTGTGGTACCTGTCGTCGAAGCCCAGGAAGAGGACTCTGACTGGGGCTTGGTTTCCATCAAAGAGAGCCTCCAGGCAGCCAATGGATACTTTGACTCCCTGGTGGAATTGATGGGGGGACGCAACGGATTGTGTCAGTACAAATGCAAATACGGTAAGGATGGGACAGGAGTTGGGTGTGTCTATCAGTGATTACAGTAACGTCTCAGTATGACTCCATGGTGTTGCCACGTCAAGCCTGGCTATAGACACCTAGGGCTCGATTCAAACCGTATTTGCGGTAGTTCAGGGCTATAACCCGTTCTagatttaaagctaatttccgattgagcctaCATGTGCAGCCTTTACAGTCTCCGCGAAAGCGACAACATTAAACTGAAATGCAGCTATACCAGTGAACTTCCACGATGTGGACTGAATCGAGCTCTGAACATAACAGAACCTAGATACTGAGTGTTATCCTGAATGTAACAGAACCTAGATACTGCGTGTTATCCTGAATGTAACAGAACCTAGATACTGAGTGTTATCCTGAATGTAACAGAACCTAGATACTGAGTGTTATCCTGAATGTAACAGAACCTAGATACTGCGTGTTATCCTGAATGTAACAGAACCTAGATACTGAGTGTTATCCTGAATGTAACAGAACCTAGATACTGAGTGTTATCCTGAACGTCCTGATACTGATACTTTAGGATCTTACACAAACACCATCGGTTAGGGCTCTCCGATCCTGTTCCtagagagataccgtcctgtaggtttacatcagGGCTCTCCGATCCTTTTCCtagagagataccgtcctgtaggtttacatcagGGCTCTCCGATCCTGTTTCtagagagataccgtcctgtaggtttacatcagGGCTCTCCGATCCTGTTCCTAGaaagataccgtcctgtaggtttacatcagggctctccgaccctgttcctagagagataccgtcctgtaggtttacatcagggctctccgaccctgttcctagagagataccgtcctgtaggtttacatcagggctctccaaccctgttcctagagagataccgtcctgtaggtttacatcagggctctccgatcctgttcctagagagataccgtcctgtaggtttacatcagggctctccgatcctgttcctagagagataccgtcctgtagggcTCTCcgatcctgttcctggagagataccgtcctgtaggtttacatcagGGCTCTCCGATCCGGTTACtagagagataccgtcctgtaggtttacatcagggctctccaaccctgttcctagagagataccgtcctgtaggtttacatcagggctctccgatcctgttcctggagagataccatcctgtaggtttacatcagGGCTCTCCGATCCTGTTCCttggagagataccatcctgtagggcTCTCcgatcctgttcctggagagataccgtcctgtagggcTCTCCGATCCTGTTCCTTGGAGATATTCCACCCTGTAGGTTTACATCAGGGCTCTCCGATCCTGTTCCtagagagataccgtcctgtaggttttaaatccaaccctgttcctggagagataccttcctgtaggtttacatAAGGGCTCTCCGATCCTGTTCCtagagagataccgtcctgtaggtttacatcagggctctccgatcctgttcctagagagataccttcctgtaggttttacatCAGGGCTATCCGATCCTGTTCCTGGAAAGATACCGTTCTGTAggtttttaactccaaccctgttcctggagagataccgtcctgtaggtttttaactccaaccctgttcccggagagataccctcctgtaggttttacatCAGGGCTCTCCGATCCTGTTCCTGGaaagataccgtcctgtaggttttaactccaaccctgttcctggagagataccatcctgtaggtttacatcagGGCTCTCCGATCCTGTTCCTGGacagataccgtcctgtaggttgtTAACTCCAACCTTAATCTAGTCACCTGATTCTAATAAatagctggttgataaactgaaccaGGCTAATTACAACTGGGGTCAGTGTTAACATAACATTATAAAGTCtcagtgatcaaatcaaatcaaatcaaattttgatgaaatccgagcaagggtggcattccagagggacatcagagactgcaacattctctgctttacggagacatggcttactgggaagacgctatccagggcggtgcagccaacgggtttctccacgcatcgcgccgacagaaacaaacatctctctggtaagaagagtggagggggcgtatgcctcatgactaacgggacatggtgtgatgaagaaaacatacaggaactcaaatccttctgttcacctgatttagaattcctcacaatcaaatgtagaccgcattatcttccaagagaattctcttcgattataatcacagccgtatatatccccccccaagcagacacatcgatggctctgaacgaactttatttaactctttgcaaactggaaaacatttatccggaggctgcattcattgtagctggggattttaacaaagccaatctgaaaacaagactccctaaattttatcagcatatcgattgcgcaaccaggggtggtaaaaccttggatcattgttactctaacttccgcgacgcatataaggccctgccccgcccccctttcgggaaagctgaccacgactccattttgctgatccctgcctacagacagaaactaaaacaagaggctcccacgctgaggtctgtccaacgctggtcagaacaagctgactctacactccaagactgcttccatcacgtggactgggacatgtttcgtattgcgtcagatgggaatattgacgaatacgctgattcggtgtgcgagttcattagaacgtgcgtcgaagatgtcgttcccatagcaacgataaaaacattccctaaccagaaaccgtggattgatggcagcattcgcgtgaaactgaaagcgcgaaccactgcttttaatcagggcaaggtgtctggcaacatgactgaatacaaacagtgcagctattccaaggctatcaaacaagctaagcgtcagtacagagacaaagtggaatctcaattcaatggctcagacacaagaggcatgtggcagggtctacagtcaatcacactacaagatgaaatccagcccagtcacccaggatgtcttgctcccaggcagactgaggacaatacagtgccactgacacggcctgcaacggaaacatgcagtctctccttcactgcagccgaggtgagtaagacatttaaacgtgttaaccctcgcaaggctgcaggcccagacggcatccccagccgcgccctccgagcatgcgcagaccagctggccggtgtgtttacggacatattcaatcaatccctataccagtctgctgttcccatgcttcaagagggccaccattgttcctgttcccaagaaagctaaggtaactgagctaaacgacaccgcccgtagcactcacttccgtcatcatgaagtgctttgagagactagtcaaggaccatatcacctccaccctacctgacaccctagacccactccaatttgcttaccgcccaaataggtccacagacgatgcaatctcaaccacactgcacactgccctaacccacctggacaagaggaatacctatgtgagaatgctgttcatcgactacagctcggcattcaacaccatagtaccctccaagctcgtcatcaagctcatgATATAGATCAACCTGAGATACAGTACAAATACATCATAGTTATTACAATATGGCTTACAGGGTACATTCCAATATATACACTAGCATACCACAGTGAAGCTATGTCCACACTAGGTTACCACAGTGAAGGTATATCCACACTAGCATACCACAGTGAAGGTATATCCACACTAGCATACCACAGTGAAGGTATATCCACACTAGCATACCACAGTGAATGTTTATCCACACCAACATACCCCAGTGAAGGTATATCCACACTAGCATACCCCAGTGAATGTTTATCCACACTAGCATACCCCAGTGAAGCTATATCTACACCAGCATACCACAGTAAAGTTATATCCACACCAGCATACCCCAGTGAAGGTATATCCACACCAGCATACCCCAGTGAAGGTATATCCACACCAGCATACCCCAGTGAAGGTATGTGCTCGTATATAATGACACCACAACCGTACTACATTCCAGTTTCCACACTAGCCCAGTATATCGCTCCATACTTAGTACAGTAATGTCATATGATTGCATGGATACTGGAACAGCGAAAACCTATGGATCTATACAGGAGCCACTCCGAGTTACCTGTCATGTTCTATAtaaacagtggggcaaaaaagtatttagtcagccaccaattgtgcaagttctcccacttaaaaagatgagagaggcctgtaattttcatcataggtacacttcagctatgacaaacaaaatgagaaaaaaatccagaaaatctcattgtaaggtttttaatgaatttatttgcaaattatggtggaaaataagtatttggtcaataacaaaagtttatctcaatactttgttaaataccctttgttggcaatgacagaggtcaaacgttttctgtaagtcttcacaaggttttcacacactgttgctggtattttggcccattcctccatgcagatctcctctagagcagtgatgttttggggctgttgctgggcaacacggatattcaactccctccaaagattttctatggggttgagatctggagactggctaggcctttatggttccaggtagaaccctttttggttccagggagaacccttttgggttccatgtgcATTGGAACCCTCTGTGGAAGGGGTCCTACACGAAACCCAAaggagttctacctggaaccataaagggttctacctggaaccataaagggttctccAAAGGgcagaaaaacatgttttttttcagtTTCGGTTCTTGTCAATAAACTTCACAATAGAGTGTTGAATGTTCAATTTGTGCTGATTGATAACAACCTATTGATCAATCTGTGTCAACCTACATAATTAACTGTAAATGGGTCTGAATTAGAGTTGTTCACCTTTCCTTCTCAGGTAAGACACCTGTGCATCGCATTGGTTATGTGACCCCAGAGCCCAATGGTTGCAGCTCCGACCTCCTAGGATTCCAGGTACCAGATAGTGTATGTTTTAACTATCGTTAACTGTAGACAGCGTATGATAATGTACTAATACCCGACACCTAAACTGCAGACTGTTTTCTCATACAATACATACTATACTTAAAGGGCCTTTATATAgccccctctgtggaaagggttctacacggaacccaaaagggttctatctggaaccaaacaggttctacatggaactcaaaagagttctacctggaaccaaacgagttctacatggaaccaaatgggttctacatggaactcaaaagggttctatctggaaccaaacgggttctacatggaacccaaaatggttctacctggaaccaaaagggttctacctggaaccaaatagtgtttttcaaagggttctcctattgggACAGTTGAAGtcattttaggttctagaaagCACCTTTGTTTTGTGTGAGTGTATATAAATCCTATGTTATGTTAACCTATGACCTGTATATCTTTCTGTATTTTTGTTATTGTCCCAACACAGTTTGACATGGGCATCCCAGCCATGACTCAGTGCTGTAACCAGCTGGACAGTTGCTATGACACCTGCGGCTCCGACAAAAACCGCTGTGACTCCAGGTACCGCTTGTGTCTCCACGCTATTTGCTCTGACCTGAAGAAGAGCCTGGGGCTTGTGTCAAAGGTCAAAGGTGAGATAGCTACTGAATTATACTCTGTTACACTTGACCGTAGACACAGTGCTTCGTTTGAGCCGGATCCTACCACAGCTTCTTAAAACCTCGTgactagggggcagaatttttcatttttcatttttggaaaaataacattcccaaagtaaacgggatattttgtccggacaagatgctagaatatgcatataattgacagcttaggatagaaaacactctaaagtttccaaaactgtaaaaatattgtctgtgagtataacagaactgatattgcaggcgaaagcctgagaaaaatccaatccggaagtgactcatcttttgaaagctctgcgttccaatgcgtccccattgagcagtgaatgggctatcaaccagattcctttttctccatattccccaaggtgtctacagcat
This genomic window from Oncorhynchus gorbuscha isolate QuinsamMale2020 ecotype Even-year linkage group LG07, OgorEven_v1.0, whole genome shotgun sequence contains:
- the LOC124040446 gene encoding uncharacterized protein LOC124040446 isoform X3; this encodes MLLRTSAFLLLSLCLSWGMSASLVRNITPEEEVPEAETMFGEDTVAAATEGDTEGDTMGVDSLVVDDTPTAVDIRVEGDTVGVDSLVVDDTPTAVDIRVEGDTVGVDSLVVDDTPTAVDIRVEGDTVGVDSLVVDDTPTAVDIRVEGDTVGVDSLVVDDTPTAVDIRVEGDTVGVDSLVVDDTPTAVDIRVEGDTVGVDSLVVDDTPTAVDIRVEGDTVGVDSLVVDDTPTAVDIRVEGDTVGVDSLVVDDTPTAVDIRVEGDTVGVDSLVVDDTPAVEEPVEDTPVAEDLVGDKPVADTVVAGAFVVKEAVADSPFADAPLVNAPVMADEVPDTEALMADMPVVEDPAYMDPETLVKEALITEAMIKELSAQVEEEDFAKETEIQDAILKDLADQEALEKATEAIEEAAEAEAEAPAEDTASPVVPVVEAQEEDSDWGLVSIKESLQAANGYFDSLVELMGGRNGLCQYKCKYGKTPVHRIGYVTPEPNGCSSDLLGFQFDMGIPAMTQCCNQLDSCYDTCGSDKNRCDSRYRLCLHAICSDLKKSLGLVSKVKACETIADTLYNTVWTLGCRSFMNSQREACHCEGEERDEL
- the LOC124040446 gene encoding uncharacterized protein LOC124040446 isoform X1 yields the protein MLLRTSAFLLLSLCLSWGMSASLVRNITPEEEVPEAETMFGEDTVAAATEGDTEGDTMGVDSLVVDDTPTAVDIRVEGDTVGVDSLVVDDTPTAVDIRVEGDTVGVDSLVVDDTPTAVDIRVEGDTVGVDSLVVDDTPTAVDIRVEGDTVGVDSLVVDDTPTAVDIRVEGDTVGVDSLVVDDTPTAVDIRVEGDTVGVDSLVVDDTPTAVDIRVEGDTVGVDSLVVDDTPTAVDIRVEGDTVGVDSLVVDDTPTAVDIRVEGDTVGVDSLVVDDTPAVEEPVEDTPVAEDLVGDKPVADTVVAGAFVVKEAVADSPFADAPLVNAPVMADEVPDTEALMADMPVVEDPAYMDPETLVKEALITEAMIKELSAQVEEEDFAKETEIQDAILKDLADQEALEKATEAIEEAAEAEAEAPAEDTASPVVPVVEAQEEDSDWGLVSIKESLQAANGYFDSLVELMGGRNGLCQYKCKYGKTPVHRIGYVTPEPNGCSSDLLGFQVPDSFDMGIPAMTQCCNQLDSCYDTCGSDKNRCDSRYRLCLHAICSDLKKSLGLVSKVKACETIADTLYNTVWTLGCRSFMNSQREACHCEGEERDEL
- the LOC124040446 gene encoding group XIIB secretory phospholipase A2-like protein isoform X4, with the protein product MADEVPDTEALMADMPVVEDPAYMDPETLVKEALITEAMIKELSAQVEEEDFAKETEIQDAILKDLADQEALEKATEAIEEAAEAEAEAPAEDTASPVVPVVEAQEEDSDWGLVSIKESLQAANGYFDSLVELMGGRNGLCQYKCKYGKTPVHRIGYVTPEPNGCSSDLLGFQVPDSFDMGIPAMTQCCNQLDSCYDTCGSDKNRCDSRYRLCLHAICSDLKKSLGLVSKVKACETIADTLYNTVWTLGCRSFMNSQREACHCEGEERDEL